The window taatttatattattaaaataaaatatataaaattggtttcaaatttattttaagattatattattttttcacattttttaataaattaatatacgaCGTCGTTTGAGACACTTGAGTTTTGATGATTCTGATCAATGGAGGGTTTTGCAAAGGTTTAACAGTATCAACCAAACAGCACAAAGCGATTTGATTCACCATCAACAGAAAACATGAGAAAGGTCTCGAATTCAATCGcgttcttctctcttctcactcGTCGCAGATCAACTTCCTTGTCTTCTTCTCTCGTTCCCAAAACACGCACTTCAAATTCACTCTTCAACAACAACCAATGCACGAATCGCCACCAATTTCTCGCCGAAAAAAACGATTTTATCGCCATCCCATTTCGAAACACGAGCACTCTCGTCGAGAGGACCTCTCAGGTGCCCTCAAGGCAGCGAAAAAGCATGGAAAAATCGAACCTTGAAGAGGCTTTTGAGTCAGCAGAGACCTCATCGGAAATGGTGAAAATTTTCAACGAAATGGAACGTGTTTTTGAAGAGAGAGAGCTTGGTTTGGCTTCTTTGAAGATTGGTCtaaaacttgaacaagaaggtGAGGACCCTGAAAAAGCTCTTTCTTTTGCTCATAGGGCATTAAAGGCTTTGGATAGTGATGATAGTGATAACAAACCTAAATTGACTGTTGCAATGGCATTGCAGTTGTTGGGGTCTGTTAATTTTGGATTGAAAAGGTTTGCTGATAGTTTAGGATACCTTAACAGGGCTAATAGGGTTTTGGGTAGGTTGCAAGTTGAGGGTTTTGCTAGCGTTGACGATGTTAGGCCGGTGCTTCATGCGGTTCAGCTCGAGCTGGCGAATGTTAAGAATGCCATGGGGAGGAGGGAGGAGGCACTTGAGAATCTTAGGAAGTGTTTGGAGATTAAGGAGGAGACTTTTGAGGAAGATGCAGTGGAATTGGGGAAGGCGAATCGCGAAATGGCGGAGGCTTATGTCGCGGTTTTGAACTTCAAGGAGGCACTGCAGTATTGTACGAAGGCGCTGGAGATACATGAGAAGCACTTGGGGAGGAATTCGGTTGAGGTTGCACGCGATAGGAAGCTTCTTGGGATTATTTATAGTGGGTTGGATGAGCACGAGAAGGCGCTGGAGCAGAATGTCTGGGCGCAGAGGGTTTTGAAGAATTGGAACCTTAATGATGATTTGTTGCGCGCTGAAATTGATGCTGCGAATATGATGATTGCTTTAGGGAGGTATGATGAGGCCGTCGGTGCCTTGACGAATGTTGTTCAGCAGACGGACAAGGACAGTGAGACCAGAGCACTTGTGCTCTTGTCGATGGCAAAGGCGTTATGCAATCAGGAGAAGTTCACAGACTGCAAGAAATGTTTGGAGATTTGTCTTGGGATTCTTGACAAAAGAGAAAGGATATCTCCTGTGGAAGTTGCTGAGGCATACTCGGAGATATCAATGCTGTATGAAACCATGAACCAGTTTGAAACAGCAATTTCCTTGCTGAAGAGGGCACTTGCTTTGCTCGAGAAGCTCCCACAAGAGCAGCACTCTGAGGGAAGTATCTCCGCCAGAATAGGGTGGTTACTCTTGCTGACTGGTAAGGTGGAGCAGGCTATTCCTTGTTTGGAAAGTGCTGCCGAAAGATTGAAAGACAGCTTTGGTCCAAAGCATTTTGGAGTCGGTTATATTTACAACAATTTGGGAGCAGCATATTTAGAGTTGGATAGACCCCAGTCTGCTGCACAGATGTTTGCAGTTGCGAAGGACATCATGGATGTAGCCCTTGGTCCGCACCATGTAGATGCAATTGAAGCATGCCAGAACCTCTCAAAGGCTTATGGTGAGATGGGAAGGTATGAATGACATTCTTGGTTAGATGTCATATCTTTATACTTGTTATCTTGTGTTTTCGGTTGTGAGAACATCTTGTTTTGGGTGACTtactataatatataatatatgtgatCTTATTACTTG is drawn from Arachis hypogaea cultivar Tifrunner chromosome 12, arahy.Tifrunner.gnm2.J5K5, whole genome shotgun sequence and contains these coding sequences:
- the LOC112727029 gene encoding protein KINESIN LIGHT CHAIN-RELATED 2, which codes for MRKVSNSIAFFSLLTRRRSTSLSSSLVPKTRTSNSLFNNNQCTNRHQFLAEKNDFIAIPFRNTSTLVERTSQVPSRQRKSMEKSNLEEAFESAETSSEMVKIFNEMERVFEERELGLASLKIGLKLEQEGEDPEKALSFAHRALKALDSDDSDNKPKLTVAMALQLLGSVNFGLKRFADSLGYLNRANRVLGRLQVEGFASVDDVRPVLHAVQLELANVKNAMGRREEALENLRKCLEIKEETFEEDAVELGKANREMAEAYVAVLNFKEALQYCTKALEIHEKHLGRNSVEVARDRKLLGIIYSGLDEHEKALEQNVWAQRVLKNWNLNDDLLRAEIDAANMMIALGRYDEAVGALTNVVQQTDKDSETRALVLLSMAKALCNQEKFTDCKKCLEICLGILDKRERISPVEVAEAYSEISMLYETMNQFETAISLLKRALALLEKLPQEQHSEGSISARIGWLLLLTGKVEQAIPCLESAAERLKDSFGPKHFGVGYIYNNLGAAYLELDRPQSAAQMFAVAKDIMDVALGPHHVDAIEACQNLSKAYGEMGSYGIAIEFQQQVIDAWENHGGSAEEELREAHRLLEQLKRKARGTSVTESPTKALPLPHSPAASRSSQSGMPLHRSGKA